The Providencia sp. PROV188 genome includes a region encoding these proteins:
- a CDS encoding xanthine permease: MSLLNIKWKRGDLAAYFGLMTNNLTNLLTMMGLLIFVVGIPAEIVYGRIAPAFGFAVLLASVSYAYFGQQMIKQTGRNDVTALPSGPSAPSIFTVTFLVIMPVYQTTKDPEFALQIALVWCFVESMILVGGSFLGETIRKMIPRTVLLSCLSGLGLLLLAMNPMLQAFEAPTVSFIVLLLIFINWFGKKPIFARIPTGLLLLIAGSALAWISGLQSPEAITASMASFGFNPPSIHVDSFFQGLPHALPYLASAVPLGLANYIFDLENIESAHAAGDEYNTRKVMLANGLSSTVGVVLGNPFPVTVYVGHAGWKAMGASVGYTLASGITMFIVPLFGIGAFMLAVIPMTAIVPILVFIGVVTANQVVRETPKVEVPVIFICLFPWIANWALTMVNSVMGAAGTSASAIGTEVLLHKGVYYQGLVHLGNGAPLASMLWGCIAIFAILNKPLRGAIAAAVGAVLVFFGIIHSPAVGIATGSALMFVYAYLMMAALFVIKHFLDGRQSVEQQQAEKAEKLSKSA; this comes from the coding sequence ATGAGTCTATTAAATATTAAATGGAAACGTGGTGATTTGGCGGCCTATTTTGGTTTGATGACCAATAACCTCACGAACCTACTCACCATGATGGGCTTACTGATTTTTGTTGTCGGCATCCCAGCGGAAATTGTTTATGGTCGTATCGCGCCAGCGTTTGGTTTTGCTGTATTGCTTGCCAGTGTAAGTTACGCTTACTTTGGTCAGCAGATGATCAAGCAAACAGGACGAAATGACGTTACGGCACTACCATCAGGTCCAAGTGCGCCTTCTATCTTCACCGTGACCTTCTTAGTGATCATGCCGGTTTACCAAACCACCAAAGATCCTGAATTTGCTCTGCAAATTGCGTTGGTCTGGTGTTTTGTGGAATCAATGATTTTAGTGGGGGGCTCTTTCCTTGGTGAAACCATCCGTAAGATGATCCCGCGTACCGTATTATTATCGTGTTTATCGGGTCTCGGATTATTGTTACTGGCAATGAACCCGATGCTGCAAGCATTTGAAGCACCAACGGTATCGTTTATTGTCCTACTGTTAATTTTCATCAACTGGTTTGGTAAAAAGCCTATCTTTGCACGTATTCCTACAGGGTTGCTGCTGCTTATCGCGGGTTCTGCCTTAGCATGGATTTCGGGTTTACAAAGCCCAGAAGCGATTACGGCATCCATGGCGTCATTTGGTTTTAACCCGCCAAGCATCCATGTGGATAGCTTCTTCCAAGGTTTACCTCATGCACTGCCGTACTTAGCCTCAGCGGTACCTTTAGGTTTAGCGAACTACATCTTTGACCTTGAAAATATTGAAAGCGCTCACGCAGCGGGTGATGAATACAACACACGTAAAGTGATGCTGGCAAACGGTTTATCTTCAACCGTGGGTGTTGTGCTGGGTAATCCATTCCCTGTGACAGTGTATGTGGGTCATGCGGGTTGGAAAGCGATGGGCGCGAGTGTGGGTTATACCTTAGCATCCGGTATCACCATGTTTATCGTCCCGTTATTTGGTATTGGCGCATTTATGCTCGCAGTGATCCCAATGACGGCCATTGTCCCTATCTTAGTGTTTATCGGTGTAGTGACCGCTAACCAAGTGGTGCGAGAAACACCGAAAGTCGAAGTACCTGTGATTTTCATCTGTCTATTCCCATGGATTGCGAACTGGGCATTGACGATGGTTAACAGTGTCATGGGAGCGGCAGGTACGTCTGCAAGCGCGATTGGTACGGAAGTTCTGTTACATAAAGGCGTTTACTATCAAGGTCTGGTTCACTTAGGTAACGGTGCACCGTTGGCAAGTATGTTATGGGGCTGTATCGCTATCTTCGCTATCTTAAACAAGCCGTTACGTGGCGCGATTGCGGCGGCAGTGGGTGCAGTATTGGTCTTCTTTGGCATCATCCATTCTCCGGCTGTGGGTATTGCAACAGGTTCGGCATTGATGTTTGTCTACGCATACCTCATGATGGCGGCTTTGTTTGTTATCAAACACTTTTTAGATGGTCGCCAATCAGTGGAGCAGCAACAAGCTGAAAAAGCTGAAAAGCTTAGTAAATCAGCGTAA
- a CDS encoding DUF1116 domain-containing protein codes for MTSLFKQPLNVINIGIEMFSDDLKKQHVPVTQLNWTPPGQGNVAVIRALDQIEGNAALQEKIAVANAQALERIIQSQPVLVGYDQAINVVPGMTKNTILHAGPPVAWKDMCGAMKGAVTGALVFEGLAKDLADAERVAASGEIIFSPCHEHDCVGSMAGVTSASMFMHIVENKTYGNRAFTNLSEQMAKILRMGANDQSVIDRLNWMRDVLGPMLRDAMKIVGEIDLRLMLAQALHMGDECHNRNNAGTTLLIQALTTGIIQTNFTVAQQKEVFDFVASSDYFSGPTWMAMCKASMDAAHGIEYSTVVTTMARNGYEFGLRISGLPGQWFTGPSQQVIGPMFAGYKPEDSGLDIGDSAITETYGIGGFAMATAPAIVALVGGTVEEAVDFSRQMREITLGENPNVTIPLLGFMGIPTAIDITKVAASGILPVINTAIAHKDAGIGMIGAGIVHPPFDCFEKAMLSYAKHYA; via the coding sequence ATGACTTCATTATTTAAACAACCATTGAACGTTATCAATATCGGCATTGAGATGTTCAGTGATGATCTGAAAAAACAGCACGTTCCGGTGACTCAGCTGAATTGGACGCCGCCGGGGCAAGGTAACGTTGCTGTGATCCGCGCGCTTGACCAAATTGAAGGCAACGCGGCGTTACAAGAAAAAATTGCAGTGGCGAACGCACAAGCGCTTGAGCGTATTATTCAGTCCCAGCCTGTGCTCGTGGGTTATGACCAAGCCATTAATGTGGTACCGGGCATGACGAAAAACACCATTCTACATGCCGGTCCACCAGTGGCATGGAAAGATATGTGTGGCGCGATGAAAGGCGCGGTGACAGGTGCTTTAGTTTTTGAAGGATTGGCGAAAGACTTAGCGGATGCGGAACGTGTTGCAGCTTCGGGTGAAATTATCTTTTCCCCATGTCATGAACATGATTGCGTAGGGTCAATGGCGGGCGTGACATCGGCATCGATGTTTATGCACATTGTTGAAAACAAAACTTACGGTAACCGCGCATTCACTAACTTGAGTGAGCAGATGGCAAAAATCTTACGCATGGGTGCCAATGACCAAAGCGTTATTGACCGCTTGAATTGGATGCGTGATGTACTGGGTCCAATGCTGCGTGACGCCATGAAAATCGTCGGTGAAATCGACCTGCGCTTAATGTTGGCACAAGCGTTACATATGGGTGATGAATGCCATAACCGTAACAATGCGGGAACAACATTGCTGATCCAAGCGCTGACCACGGGAATTATTCAAACCAATTTTACGGTTGCACAGCAAAAAGAAGTGTTTGATTTCGTGGCAAGTAGTGACTATTTCTCGGGTCCTACATGGATGGCAATGTGTAAAGCCTCAATGGATGCGGCGCACGGCATTGAATACAGTACTGTCGTGACTACCATGGCACGTAATGGTTATGAGTTTGGTTTACGCATTAGCGGGTTACCGGGGCAGTGGTTTACAGGTCCTTCTCAGCAAGTTATTGGTCCAATGTTCGCGGGTTATAAACCGGAAGATTCAGGTTTAGATATTGGTGACTCGGCTATCACAGAAACTTACGGGATTGGTGGATTTGCGATGGCAACAGCACCGGCTATCGTGGCGCTCGTTGGGGGAACCGTTGAAGAAGCGGTGGATTTTTCTCGCCAAATGCGTGAAATCACCCTTGGTGAGAACCCGAACGTCACCATTCCATTGCTAGGTTTCATGGGAATTCCGACAGCGATTGATATCACGAAAGTTGCAGCTAGTGGCATTCTTCCGGTGATTAACACGGCGATTGCGCATAAAGATGCAGGTATTGGAATGATTGGGGCAGGGATTGTACATCCTCCGTTTGATTGCTTCGAAAAAGCGATGCTTTCTTACGCGAAACACTATGCATAG